One Acinetobacter colistiniresistens DNA segment encodes these proteins:
- a CDS encoding SirB2 family protein: MDIHLLTKIVHISAVSLLIIAFVLRASTLFVGVQDQQPNAKARKGLVGLQHLSLTLIIVTGAILLSMNNFEVQPWFYAKVILFFVFWSSLIKTYKQDSSILLVQRRAGLLIGTVALVGILGLVMIQPVFT, encoded by the coding sequence ATGGACATTCATTTACTTACTAAAATTGTGCATATCTCAGCAGTGAGCTTATTGATCATTGCTTTTGTATTACGTGCTTCGACTTTATTTGTAGGTGTGCAGGATCAGCAACCCAATGCGAAAGCCCGTAAAGGTCTGGTTGGTTTACAACATTTGTCTTTGACCTTGATTATTGTGACGGGTGCAATCTTGCTCAGCATGAACAATTTTGAAGTACAGCCTTGGTTCTATGCCAAAGTGATTTTGTTCTTTGTGTTCTGGTCTTCATTGATCAAAACCTACAAGCAGGACAGCAGCATTTTATTGGTACAACGTCGCGCAGGTTTATTAATCGGAACGGTTGCTCTGGTCGGTATTTTAGGCCTTGTCATGATTCAGCCGGTTTTTACCTGA
- a CDS encoding BolA family protein: protein MNLEQQLIERLNTLAPSHLEVINESAGHGGYFPGKESHFKVIVVSEEFQGLRLVQRHQKIYAVAAELMSPGRIHALAIHAYVPSEWQGEAPASPECAHAPKG, encoded by the coding sequence ATGAACTTAGAACAACAGTTGATTGAACGTTTAAACACGCTTGCACCCAGCCATCTTGAAGTAATCAATGAGTCGGCAGGACATGGCGGTTATTTTCCTGGTAAAGAGTCACACTTTAAAGTGATTGTGGTCAGTGAAGAATTCCAAGGCCTACGTCTGGTACAGCGTCATCAAAAAATTTATGCGGTTGCTGCTGAGTTAATGAGCCCGGGCCGCATCCACGCGCTAGCGATTCATGCCTATGTGCCGAGTGAGTGGCAGGGTGAGGCACCTGCCAGTCCGGAATGCGCACATGCACCCAAAGGTTAA